From a region of the Sesamum indicum cultivar Zhongzhi No. 13 linkage group LG3, S_indicum_v1.0, whole genome shotgun sequence genome:
- the LOC105158239 gene encoding 40S ribosomal protein S15a-1-like: protein MVRVSVLNDALKSMYNAEKRGKRQVMIRPSSKVIIKFLLVMQKHGYIGEFEYVDDHRAGKIVVELNGRLNKCGVISPRFDVGVKEIEAWTGRLLPSRQFGYIVLTTSAGIMDHEEARTKNVGGKVLGFFY, encoded by the coding sequence ATGGTGAGAGTCAGTGTCTTGAATGATGCTCTAAAGAGTATGTATAATGCTGAAAAGAGGGGAAAACGGCAGGTCATGATAAGGCCTTCATCAAAAGTGATTATCAAGTTTCTTCTGGTCATGCAGAAGCATGGATACATTGGAGAATTTGAGTATGTTGATGACCACAGAGCTGGAAAAATTGTGGTTGAATTGAATGGAAGACTAAACAAATGTGGTGTCATTAGCCCAAGGTTTGATGTTGGTGTTAAGGAAATTGAGGCTTGGACTGGAAGACTGCTCCCATCGAGACAGTTTGGTTATATTGTGCTGACAACGTCTGCTGGAATCATGGATCACGAAGAGGCACGTACGAAAAACGTTGGAGGTAAAGTACTTGggttcttttattaa